The segment acaggggcttggagcagctttGGCTGTGGGATGCTGCGCCCTTCCCTAAGATGGGCACCCAACACTGAAGTGTGGGCAGCACGAGGCATTTGTGAAACTGAAGCCCCAGAGTTTTGTGCACATCACCTCAAAGACAGAACCTGTAGGGGCAAACCTTGGTCTAAGCCATGCTTTGAAGCAAAGGCAGCCAAAGAACACCCAAAAGGTTTAAAATAATCGTTTCCTTTGCTTAGACAAAGTGTTTTCCTCTTGTTCAGGAAGGTGCCGGTGGCCATCTCAGCTGTGACCCTGGTCCTGCATGCTCTCCTCTTGCTGGCACTTTACATCATGCTCAGCAGGAAGATAGGTAATCCATTGTCTCGTAAACTTTACCCTGTTTTACCTGGTGTGTTCCTCATTCCTGCTCACGATCCTCCAGTTCCGGGAGTTGTCTGCCCCAACACAACCAAGTCCTTGCTCTGGGTCTGGTTCTTGCTCCTGCTTCAGGGAGTCAGTGGTGATGCTGTGAGTGTGCAGGAGCAGGACCCCCACCCCAGGGACCCTCTGGAGCCGGGGCATGGCACAGGAAGAGGGCAGCAGGGCGGCGCTGTGCCAGCCTGCTGCGGGCAGTGTCACACTGGGGGTTACATCCTGTTACAGCTCTTTGAAACCTGTTTTATTGCTCTTGTTAGGGAAGGGATGGGACATCACCATCAGAACCCATCTGCAGTGCGTTGGTGCAGCTGAAGCTGCCGTttccagcagggctggagctcgATGCTAACTCCCCTCTTGGTtccagccagcagctcctgcagcaaaccggagagcagcagccccacggagcagccccagcagcctccagcctcTGCAGTGGGAGGGGAAGGGCTGCAGAGACCAGGCTATGAGGGTAAGGGGGGTCTGCAGCAATGGGGCTTAGTCCTGGAACACGAGGGTGCTGagacgctggcacagggtgcccagaggagctgtggctgccccatccctggcagtgctcaaggccaggttggacacaggggcttggagcagctgctccagtggaaggggttggagctggaggagttttaaggtcccttccaacccaaaccattcaatgattccaTGAATACAAATGGATGTTacagtgtgtgtgctgtgcaCTGTAAGGCCCTCACCGCCTGCCCTTGGAGACAAGAGGGAGTGAGGGACTGGAGCAGCACAATTCCAgtccctcctgcctgctctgggcTTTCGCAGCCTGGTTCCAAGGGGCACAGGGATGAAGGGGGGATCACACTGATGCTCTTTGGGTTTCCACCTCCACTGCCGAGCGCCTGTGCTTTCTCTCCCTGgttattttctgcctttgccCCAATGGGGCTCGTGACGTTTCCTGTTTTCAAGGGAGCAGTGACACATCCTCAGAGACCTCGGAGGACTCGGGCAGCAGCCGCTCCTGCCCACAGGTACAGCCACGGGCAGGGGGCTTTGCCATAAACCAccacagcagaggagctggtgcCAGCTTCAGACCCACAGAGGGGGCAAGTGCATTGAACCTCATTGCACCAAGGGCATTGAGGCTGTATCCAACATTCCCCCTCCCCAGGAGCCAGGCTGATCCCTGGGCATAAGTGAGCTCTGGAGTGGCCTTTCAATGGCAAAGCCACCCcggggggatgctgctgcctgacGTGGGGCTCGTGTCTGCTTCTGCAGGGCCCTTGCTCAGGAGAAGACCTCAATTACACATCCCTGGTGTTCCCGGGGAAAGGCCACGGGCCGGGATCCACCACTGACTACGTCAACGTGGACCcaaagaagaggaaagctgatttctggccctgctccagccccgtGGCCGCCAAGTGCATGGAGTACACAGAGGTGAAGCTGTGACACCCGGGATGCCCAAAGCTCTCTCCATTCCCCTCGCTCGGCGCCTGGCACGGGCTGGCTCCTGCAGCTTTCATTCCTTGTGACACTCGAACCAATGCAGTTTGCTTGGTACAGCCCTTAAAGGCATCactgttcctgaaggatgctGAGCGCAGCGCAGGGAAATGTTCCTGCCTGCTCTTCACTTCTATGTGGTGGCTTTTTCCTCATcacatgaaagcaaatgaaacatcACCCCCACCCCTCACACGGGATGTATTCCAGGGGTCTTCAAGATATCCCCCCGGACTGGGTGGCAGCTCCTCTGAACGATGCTTTCTTTGCTGATTGCTGTCATAAAACCCCTTTAAACACAGTTTATCCAccagcttttccctttgctgatTCCCTGCCCTTCCCTGTACCCCTTCTCCCTTGATACCCAAGCCCCCATCGCCCTCAGAGCTGTCAGTGGGGTGGCTGCGTGGCCATTGAGAGGGATGCTGgggccagggagggagcagggtcCTGCCCTGGAGCTTCCTCCCCCAGCTGAAAGCTGTTGTCATCAGCCCAACCGGCAATCAGACGGGAGCTTCCCAGGGTATTTATATCCCAGCCCGCAGCAGGGGGGCCTGGGCTGGCTACTGGAGGGGCACAGGACTTGGCCCCAGGTCTCCCCATGAGCACAGGCAAGTGAAATCCCTTTGTGCTGTGAGGGAGGGTGATGTTCTCTGTCTCCCaccttttgctttcctgctttcccctGTACCAGATACCTGGAATGCAGGATTCAGCATCTCCATACCTGAGTGGTGCTCACAGCCAGAGCAGGGAGACACTTCATTAGGAaactcccagcacagccccacttCCTTAGGGATGGAGCTGCCTCAAGTGTGTTTCCAATCAGCTCAGCAGTGATGGGCTTCAATGAAGGGTTGTGAGATGATCGATTTGGTGTTGATTTGTGGACTTGGGTGCTCTGGGTTTATGACTTTGTTGTGCAGATGTGGCCCAGCTTGAAGGGCTCAGGGAGGAAAATGATCAGAACCCCAAAGAATTGCTGGGAACATCACTAAAGGTTTATGCAGATGAGTCCAAACCAAGTTTCTGCAAGAGCTGACTCAAACTGTTTGTGGTGAAGTGAAAATAACTGAAGAGTTAGAAACACTTGACTCCTCATGTGCTAGTTTTACAGATTTAACCTGTGATAATAGAGGGAAGAATGCACCTTGCTCGCAGGGAGTTCAGCACCTTCAGTGCTCACTTGTACATCCCCCATCGGCAGCTTTGAGCTCAGCTGGAGCAAGGGGATGCTTTCCCCTGCCTCATGCTTTCAAAACAGCTTCTGAGAGACCCACAAAGTGCGGGGACAAGGGCTGGGACCGCAAGGCCAAGGctcattcctgctgctgctgccctccccagagcctcctctcctgcaggcagACGCAGCCACATTGCCTCCTGCTGTGCTCGGGCTGCTTTGCTCGTTCGTGTCTGTTAACCACCCAAAGCTCAGCCCCCTCCAGGCAGATCCTCACTGGTGCAGTATCCCTTGAGTGCGAGGCATCCCTGGAGGAGAGCAGCCCCGTAGTGAGCGGCTTCCTTACGCGTGAGGGATGTGGATGCAGTGGTGGGGCAATGCTGATGGGGTCCTGTCCGCCTCCCCCCCTGCGGTGTGGGCAGGAGCAAGCACTCCAGGGCAAGATGCTCTCTGCCGATTCCCTGCCCTTCCCTGCACCCCTTTTCCCTTGATACCCAAGTCCCCATCACCCTCAGAGCTGTCACTGGGGGGGCTGCGTGGCCATTGGGAGGGATGCTGaggccagggagggagcagggtcCTGCCCCTAAACACACGGGCTTAGGCAAAGGAGATGCTGCCAGATGTGCAGAGGCACTTCGGCAGAGCTGTCACATCTGGCAGCAGCTGCACCGGGGCACGGGCCCTGCCGCAGCCTACAGCGTGCCCGACTCGCTGCCCCCCTCCTCGCAGGGGGGGCCCGGGCTGTCGGTGCCGCTGCCGCCGCGCAGGGGCAGGCTCGGAGCGGGGCTGTGGCTCAGGATCGTGGTTCTCCGGCTGCAGAGGCTGCCGGTGGAGCCTGCCCTCCGCAGGCCGGGCCCGGGGCGGCCGCAGCGGCGCAGGCAGCGAGCGGAGCCCCGCCGGAGGTGCCCGCTGAAGGCCATGTAGATCCAGGggttgcagcagctgctgaggctGGCCAGCAGCATGGTGATGGTGAACGCCGCGTCGGTGGAGTCTGCGGAGGcaaaggggagacctgagacACGCACCGGGCCGTGCCCTTTGCCCCGTTCCCATCCCACCCGATGGGTGCTGTCTGGGTAGGGGGGtctgcagcacaggaggcagagccaggctctgTCCTTTGAGGGCTGTGGGGGGGAGTGAAGTGCTGTCATGGGgatgtgctgcagcatcacatCCCAGCAGCTTTTGGACCTTCCTTCAGCCTGTTTGCTGGCCCAAAGTGTTTCCTAGAGGCCTTTCAATCCTGGATAAAGTTCCTTCTACCCCTGAGCAGGCTGGGAGGGCTCTGAGAGCTTCCAGAACAAACACTGATTGGACTCTGCAAGCAGCTTCCCATAAACACCGATGGGGAGCAAATCTGTTGCCTTCCCCTCTAGATTGTTATCAATGCAAAGGGGGTTCTGCATGCCCCAGGCTGCACCCCAGCATCCCAACCACTACTCACCATCATCAGGAGCATCCTTGTCCCACACCGACCACATCTGCACGCTGAAGAACGGTGCCCAGCAGGCCACATAGGCCACCACAATGACAAAGGTCATCTTCACCGTGCGGATCTTGGCGCGGGAGATGGTGCGCACGGAGCTGACCCGCGAGGGCTGCCTGCTGGGGCTCCTCtcagaggagcagggagcaggaggggtgtCCACTGTGGTCCCccctgtgctgggggcaccGCTCTGGGTCTTGCCCTTGAGGTTCTTGCAGATCTCGTAGCAGATGAGGCTGTAGCAGACGGTGAGGATGCCGATGGGCAGGATGAAGATGCACAGAGTGGTCCAGGTGATGTAGGCTCGGGCGCCCCATGGGTACCTGAAGTCTGCCCAGCAGTCCAGCACCCCCGAGCCCTGGCGCACCTCCTGCAGGGAGAAGATGAAGACCTGGGGCAGGCTGAGgatgcagctcagcagccaCGTGGCCCCGATCATCACATAGGCCTGGCggctgggctgctgcaggctgtgcagcGGGTGGCACACGGCCATGTAGCGGTCCAGGGTCATCATGATGAGCATGTAGGTGGAGGCGAACATGCTGAGCACCTGCAGGTACTTGACGGCCCTGCAGAGCAGGTCTGGCCCCAGGAAGCGATAGGTCACCTCCCAGATCATCTGCGGCAGCACCTGGAACAGGGCAACCCCCAGGTCTGTCAGGCCGAGGTGCAGGATGAAGAGGTGCATCCtgctcatcttcctcctccGGCGGTACATGGCCAGCAGCACCCCCACGTTGCCAATGGTGGCTACAGCCAGGATAGTGGCCAGCACCCCAACCTCTGCCTTGGCCAGCGCCTCGTCCCGGGTGTGCAGGAGGGTCAGGTTGGGGTCCCATGGCAGGGTCTGGGGGCTCAGCCCCTGGCTATGCCCAGGCCGGCTGTGGTGGGAGCTAttccagccccagcctggctccatcccttCAGGCAGCTCCATCCCTTGTCTCCGATGGTTCAATCCTTCCCTGTCTCCTAGGGCTGAGCTGTCGTGGTCAGCACTGCCCCTGAGCACTGCAGCCCCTGTGTCCTCTGCCTGGTGCAGCTCAGCATCACTGACCCTGTGCTGGGCACCTGCAGTCCCCTTCTGGTCTGCTCTGTGCAGGTGTTCCCGTTAAGCAGAGCAGTGCAAGAGCCTCTGCTTCAGTCCTCGATCTTCCTCTCCTCTGCACTAAGCATTCCCAAGGCCCTGTTTCTCCCTGGATCACTCATTCCATGCATCCCCTCTCCCCCAGTGCTGGGGAGTCCTCTCTTTGGCCTCTTTGCTCCAGGAACAGCAGAGGTTGGGCAGCGGTGCCCTGGTGTCCATGTGTTGGGAAgtgggtggctgctgctgctgcctctgtccCCGTGTGAACGCTGTCGGGTTTTATAGGCTGGCAGCTCCCCTCCCTGGCTGGcctcagcatcctgctccagtgggaagGTGCAGATgcttcccctcctgctgctttgcCAGAGGCTTTTCCCCAATAGGATTCCTGGGCAAGAGCCAGACGTTGGGAATCTCCCCTTGGCCCCTCTTCTGCAGCAGGTCAGGGCTGGGGACACTGCCCCTGGTTTTCATTGTCCCTGCTGGGCAGGCCCCACCAAAGCTCTACCCCCTATGTCCCAggaggctgggaatggggggtcCCTGGAGCAGCTCTCAGAGCAGGATTTGGGCATCAGCTCTATGGGTCTCAGCCCTACAGCAAAGTCGGTGGAACCCTCATTTACTGGCACCGTGGCCTGAGGCTGCCTGTTCTGATGTGCTGTCCCTTTCCTCCTGTgtgggaaggggatggagatTGTCCCTAAGATACAGCAGAAAAGCCCAGCCTGGTGCTCAGTCCTCAGCTGAGCACTGCTGGTTGAGTGCACCCCACAGAAAACCACCCTGGAGGCTTGGTTTGTCAAGGTAACACTTTGTTATGTGGCTGAATCGGCAGCCTCCATTCAATCCTCCATGAAGCACAGCACATGTGGTGCTGTCTCCATCACCAAGAGCCAGCCTGGGCTCTTCAAACATCGAACACAGGTAAAGGGTTTGGGATTGCTGAACTGGGGACTGTGCTTTGTGAGCAGCTCGCCAGATGAATGAAGATGTGCAGTTGGTTGGCCTGgctttggggctggtttggCTCACTTTCCAACACAAGGGCTGTAGCTGTGGTACGTGATGGtgttgtgctgctgccagcacgGAGCAGACTTGGGCTGTCCTTAGCATTTAATCACTGAGATGCTTTCTGTGGGTCAGGTCAGCAAAAGGCAAGATTGGTCCTTTTGTGCTGGATCAGATGCTATAAAATGAATGGTGTTGCAACTGCTTTATAGCAGCTTGGGGTCATCTCTTTGGGAAGGCTGAGGGCTGGGGGCTCCTGGGATCTCGTGCTCCTTTTAATGCCAACTCTGTGTCAAAATGAACCCATTTTGCCTTCCCTCCACCTGGAAACAGGTCCTGCAGGCTCAAAGCCTCCATTGCTCCTGCCACTGACCTGGCTCCGTAGGtgcatggaatggtttggattggaagggaccttaagatcatccagttccaatgccctgctccagtgtttgcagctgtgaCTCCCTTTGCACTCAGGAGGGTGAGAACTCTGTGTGTGGTTGAGCAGCACAGTCACAGCTCTGGGGAGGGAGGACAGGAGTGTTGGGAAGTGTAAGGTGATCCCAAGGCAGATGTGTCCGTGTCCCCTTTGCTCCCCCTTTCCCTCATCCagatctgggtttttttccatttaattaaaCCCTCTGATGCTGCTTAATATTAGCAAGGATGTCTGGGAGCCTGAATAAACGTGCTGAGGACCCGGCAGTGCCCCAGAGGGTACCTGGTGGGGACAGCGCTGGGCAGCACAAACAGGTTTGGTTTGACTGGAAAATCCCTATGGAGCTGTAGAACAAGCAGGATAACAGCAGCTGAGAGTGAAGAACTGGGCTTTGAGGTGTCAGTGCTTAAAATCCCTGCCTTGAACCTGAACTGTGGGGCTCCATCCATGCTGTGAGCTGCAAGCACATGTACCCCCTTTAGACCCTGCAGCCTGAGCGGGTGGGTTTGGAGCAGCCTCTTCTCCCTGCATGGAGGCTCTGGAATACTGTGGAGGGTGGTGAATGCTGTTGGATAACACAGAGCATCCTGGGGGTATCACTGCAGTTAATAACTCTATTACAGTTTACTTTTCCTTTGGTTTGCTGTGGCTTTTCATTTGACCCCTATGTGTGGAAAGAGTTTGCTTAAACAGAGGCAACTGCCAGAGGGGAAATGGAAGCTGCAGGCATCTTGGAGAGAGCAGATGACTTGTTTGTCATCCTCATGTTCTCCCTGTTGTCTTCCTTGAGCAGCCAGGGGTGTCTGAGGACTTCAGGAGCTGAAATGCTTCCATTTCCTTGCCCACTCCCTCTCTGTTACCATCATCAGCACTTAAGCACCAAGCATAGGCAGAGATTTACAACCTTCAGATCAGGAATAACCCCCCTGGTTCTATGTTTCCAGGCTGCAAACAAGCAGCTTTTTCTTGTCTCCTCCAGAcaggctgctggggaagggCAGACAGCAGAGCCCACCAAAGCCCCACCGTGGCCAGGCTGGGAAAGGGCCTTTCTTTAGGGCCTGTATTTTGCTCTGTGCAGTGCAGGGGTGATCCATGTGCAGGATTCCAGGCCCTGTATCCTATGGGGATGAGCTGGTTTCCCCCTGAGGGCAGCTCAGCATTCAGTTAACACTCTGGGTGTTTTTTACCCACCCAGGAAGCCCTTGGTGTGCCAAGCAAAGGGGCTTTAAGATGCTGGGAGACAAGTTCACAGCACCAGGACCTCACTGGAAGTGCTGCTATCGGGTGTTCTGCTTCCTTTGAGCTGTTTGAGCAACTTCTTTCCTTTGTGTGCCTTGAACAATAGGACAAAATAAGCCCAGTGAAGCACATTGCTGTAGTTTCACTCCACATGCTTAAGAGATAAGAAGTGCCAGTGGAATTACTACCTTCAGCCTGCATGAAACGTGGGttgggttccccccccccagtcttGGTGTGTGAAAATCTCCTTGGAAACAGCTCTAATGGTGCCTCCTCCTTtctgcaagcaaagcagaaagctgtgcTCTAAATATGCTGCTCCTAATTAGATGGCTGTGGGCAGAGCATCCTCGTGGTGTTGATGGAGTTGTAACACGGGGATGCTGGCTTTGTGCAGCACTTCTGTGCTGTGATTCTctgctgtctgtgctgcatTCCCATAGGTGATGCTGCCCCAGACCCCTTCTGATTGTGACCCAGGGGAGCAGAATTCCCTGGTGTCAGCTGGGAGATGTGGCTTCCCCATGCACCAGCCCATGGATGGGGCATTGCCAGCTCCTGGTTGCAACAGGCACAAGCTCGGAGGCTTGCACAAGCCCTTCATTAACACCCAGTTCTTTGTCCTTTGGTTAGGACAAGAGGAGCTAATCCTCCAACTGCTCTCATCCTGGTTCTTGGCAGGGGTGGGAGCCTTTGGGGAGGCAGTTAATGCTCTTTAATCCCCTCCTGGTGTGGGGTGGCCGAGGAGAAGGTGATAAAGTACAAGGGCTGCACACaatgtgctgcctgctgccagggTCGGCTCAGGCAGCCCTGAGCTGTTCCTGGCTCTGTGGGATGTGTCCTGCACCCTGTACACAGGCACTGG is part of the Melopsittacus undulatus isolate bMelUnd1 chromosome 16, bMelUnd1.mat.Z, whole genome shotgun sequence genome and harbors:
- the RHEX gene encoding regulator of hemoglobinization and erythroid cell expansion protein, which encodes MSTCEWKVPVAISAVTLVLHALLLLALYIMLSRKIASSSCSKPESSSPTEQPQQPPASAVGGEGLQRPGYEGSDVSCFQGSSDTSSETSEDSGSSRSCPQGPCSGEDLNYTSLVFPGKGHGPGSTTDYVNVDPKKRKADFWPCSSPVAAKCMEYTEVKL
- the AVPR1B gene encoding vasopressin V1b receptor, which produces MEPGWGWNSSHHSRPGHSQGLSPQTLPWDPNLTLLHTRDEALAKAEVGVLATILAVATIGNVGVLLAMYRRRRKMSRMHLFILHLGLTDLGVALFQVLPQMIWEVTYRFLGPDLLCRAVKYLQVLSMFASTYMLIMMTLDRYMAVCHPLHSLQQPSRQAYVMIGATWLLSCILSLPQVFIFSLQEVRQGSGVLDCWADFRYPWGARAYITWTTLCIFILPIGILTVCYSLICYEICKNLKGKTQSGAPSTGGTTVDTPPAPCSSERSPSRQPSRVSSVRTISRAKIRTVKMTFVIVVAYVACWAPFFSVQMWSVWDKDAPDDDSTDAAFTITMLLASLSSCCNPWIYMAFSGHLRRGSARCLRRCGRPGPGLRRAGSTGSLCSRRTTILSHSPAPSLPLRGGSGTDSPGPPCEEGGSESGTL